tGTTTGAAAAGCGCTTGAAAAAAATGAGTTGTGATTGTCTGAACCTGAGCTAGAAATTTCCTGCATCTAAATTCGTTCCTGGGTCAGAAGGGACCCTCTCATTCACATATCATGCTAATCTTAGCACAGGATTTCTAGGTTAAGAAGTTGTGGCTCCTGGCTAGAACTATTATTTTTGGTTAAGAGAGGATTAACTTCAATACAGATAGTCGAGCGCCGCTTGAGTACCATCCATCCTTTGCGCGCAGGCCCATTCTTTTATGGTCTAACCGGACTTTCTTGACACGGGGTCGGTAACGCACGCACCCTGCTCACACCTCACTTCTCAATATCATCAGCCAATCTCATCACCCCACTCACAAGGAAACCTTTTTAAACAGGACACGGCGGTTTTGATGGAacttatatagttctctatagatGTAGCatatagttctcaagaaaatatttgatatgcAATATTTCTTATCGGCtaacatttactttgaaagAGTGAAAACATCCcacaaagttgagggttgaaaatatattttttacaatatctctgaaactaggggacgtagaaaataaatctaaattgttcatttcgaggcgaacaattaaacaaaaatttcttttctacaccccctaatttcgaagatatttttaaaaatgtattttcaaccTTCAACTTTCAGGAACGTTTCCATtcgttcaaagtggatgttggctgataagaaaaaatacgtgtcaaatattttcttgagaagtatgtctcacataagtttcattaaaatcggagTGTACTGTGGACACACCGCAGACTCACGTCATTGAATTTTCCATTTACTCAACACACGAACAATGTGCAGGCCTCTTTCCACTCTGACCACTCAGACCCACCTTCCTTTCAGATGCTGTCTTTCACGTAACACGCGATACATACTGTTTTGATGGACCTCACAAAGAATATGATGCTTGAGATACATCTAGTACATACAGAGTATAACAAAATTGTTGCGCACAAACGACAGGGCATGAAGAACTcattaaactgagtaaaaaaaaaCCCAGTGACCATGGGTTCGAAACTCAATAGTTTCTGACATAAAAATAGGTTtactttcaaaaaaaaaaaaatgtatggggaCCGAATCAAGAACACTGAATTATCTCGGAAAGTATcaatgatacgaacaaatgtgtcgAACAAAAGTTACAGATGACGGAGGGAGGTATTTGACCTTGGCGTGACCTTGAAACGTCCTGCAAAGTTCACGTCACAATTCTTAATTGTGACTATTTTTGCAGTCTACATTCAGAGGTTTCCAAACCatagacatgaaatttttcgtgtaacccgttatcaagatatcagcacccaaagttataattttacttttcttctagttttcaaaataaagtacaaaatatacaaaagaatttatatataacgAGTGCTTTGCTTGTTATAAAGGTAAAAGGTTTAAAATTGgttgaacaatatatttctagaaatatttaagtaaaacacCCTACATTTTATAtgcatatacaaaatattatgttAACTTTCAATAGTCCTTATTAGTCGCGTAAttttgtaaatgcataaaatttgcagtctcattatttcatatatagatacaaatacaaaataaaatttagtttatcTTACCATTGGGGTCAAATTCATCAGCTGAATCTTCTGACGTATCCCAATGTTCAGacgtataattattaatatcctcCTCAAATCTGAAAGAAAAATAGACAGATTTCAGAAACAATCTTTagttttttcatatatataacTTGCagagaaaactgtataattctcaatataaatcattcaattttttttcaactTTCACAGAAAATGATCATgatgttttcataaaatattcattttactcTTAACATcataaaattaatagtaaaattaataaagatttactatacaacattttataaactgattattttatttataattaaatggaAAGCTTGTATATGTTATGGACGAAATGAAAGTACATATGTGATAGTGTAATTATCTTAAGTGTGGAGAAATGTGTTTGAAAGATATTTACTCTAATTCAGATTTATAGCtataaactatattttacatatattgtatatacatcATTACAATAAAGAgcttaatatttttggaaattcatttatattttcaaaagtttttcTTTGTACTGAATAAATATACCTTACAgcacttgaaaaattaatttatcacaaatgtcttttaatattttgtattaaacattttgaaaaaatttaaattcaataaaaaaatatacaacttACGGTGAACCCATAGGTGATGAATTATTTGTTCTTGAATATGAAGATGAGAATGATGAGGTATCAGATAATGACTCTAATAATTCAGGTGATTTTTCTTTGGTCCCAATGAGTCTCTCATTAATTTTGCTCCAGCGATCTCTCAATATAGCTCTCATACTTTCATATTGAGTACTCCTATTGAGCTATTGATTTCACTATTAATACAGTATGTCCATTGCACGCGTCTATACAATTCACTTCCAATTATGAAATTGTGTCTCATTTATGTCCTTACCAATAAATTGTCAGTTGAGAAATAGTTTTGATCGACGTCTAATCCTATCAACCCTGatagtttcattaaaacttttGGTACAGCTTCAAATTCATTGTTATAAAGATCAATATATTGCAAATTCTTCAAAGCTTCTAGAGTATCTGGCAAATCGCACAACTTATTATGACAtgcttttaattcttttaatgatattaatgtaTCTATATTCTCAGGAAGCATGGCTAATTCATTGTTATCTATCATTAAGGCATTCAACTTTGTCAGTGAACAAATTTCTTCTGGTAACCAAGTAATATTATTAGAACTAATATCCAGTATAGATAgattaacaaatttattgattatttcagGAATCAATGGAATCTCTGTTCCACttacatcaatttctttgagACTAGATGGCTTTCTCAATGATGTTATTGGCATATACCAGAAGTTGTTTCTTTGATAAGCTCCTGTATTTCCAATTATTAGTCGTTCAAGATTTGTTATTTCAGCAATTATTTTCTCTATAATGGTCTCACTCATTTGGCACTGTTTCATGGATAACACTTTAAGGTTTGATTTCAACTGTGTTTCtagtaaattgaattttttaaatgctgttCCATTTAAAGATACTGTTTCTAAATTCTTATATTTAGAATTCAGTATCCATTTTGGAAACATTGGACAAGTGGCATTTCTTTCAGCATAAAATGAGATTAATTCAACACTCTTTGGAAAAACGTTTAATTCTGCATGAGAATTCTGTGATAAATTAAACTCTTGCAAAGTGTACATTCCATTTTCGATACAGCTTGGGATTATTTTGAACTGGTTATTTGCAAGTGATAGATTTTTTAACCGATTCATGTTTGAGTATGAACTTGGTAGATCCCGTAATTTATTAGAACTAAGATCtaacttttcta
This genomic window from Nomia melanderi isolate GNS246 chromosome 9, iyNomMela1, whole genome shotgun sequence contains:
- the LOC116431279 gene encoding uncharacterized protein LOC116431279 isoform X1, translating into MFQEYSLENSIKNPSWITLSNSICNIMLKNETNTALTTEINRQVYEISQAQVVEKLSLFGNCISELPSRLTECLTNLVYLNLANNQLNALPNSISVLQKLIYLNLDSNKFFSIPSIICELTSLHTLTARNNCIQDTPKNLENLKNLEKLDLSSNKLRDLPSSYSNMNRLKNLSLANNQFKIIPSCIENGMYTLQEFNLSQNSHAELNVFPKSVELISFYAERNATCPMFPKWILNSKYKNLETVSLNGTAFKKFNLLETQLKSNLKVLSMKQCQMSETIIEKIIAEITNLERLIIGNTGAYQRNNFWYMPITSLRKPSSLKEIDVSGTEIPLIPEIINKFVNLSILDISSNNITWLPEEICSLTKLNALMIDNNELAMLPENIDTLISLKELKACHNKLCDLPDTLEALKNLQYIDLYNNEFEAVPKVLMKLSGLIGLDVDQNYFSTDNLLLNRSTQYESMRAILRDRWSKINERLIGTKEKSPELLESLSDTSSFSSSYSRTNNSSPMGSPFEEDINNYTSEHWDTSEDSADEFDPNASLSDEEIQKLAEEQSCFRRLVKWICQLRTVTKNTCPIVNDLLERIGREDLVACHTEHNMKPSKTPKVIREVQLAEDSEDDEGAAAIAAPTNTSNATNTKSDSQNLNQTTSKISAIGRATFNVSLRTAGIVIASTILLTCCCTLFVRNRLANLCSKIFRRKKKKKGKLIAIDTDDAADVSRSYYMRKPRAKRKRAPSYELINTGTQNTMLVAPAEPEEPPPTGCYKCYKKKRKKSTRRPHR
- the LOC116431279 gene encoding uncharacterized protein LOC116431279 isoform X2, with translation MFQEYSLENSIKNPSWITLSNSICNIMLKNETNTALTTEINRQVYEISQAQVVEKLSLFGNCISELPSRLTECLTNLVYLNLANNQLNALPNSISVLQKLIYLNLDSNKFFSIPSIICELTSLHTLTARNNCIQDTPKNLENLKNLEKLDLSSNKLRDLPSSYSNMNRLKNLSLANNQFKIIPSCIENGMYTLQEFNLSQNSHAELNVFPKSVELISFYAERNATCPMFPKWILNSKYKNLETVSLNGTAFKKFNLLETQLKSNLKVLSMKQCQMSETIIEKIIAEITNLERLIIGNTGAYQRNNFWYMPITSLRKPSSLKEIDVSGTEIPLIPEIINKFVNLSILDISSNNITWLPEEICSLTKLNALMIDNNELAMLPENIDTLISLKELKACHNKLCDLPDTLEALKNLQYIDLYNNEFEAVPKVLMKLSGLIGLDVDQNYFSTDNLLLNRSTQYESMRAILRDRWSKINERLIGTKEKSPELLESLSDTSSFSSSYSRTNNSSPMGSPFEEDINNYTSEHWDTSEDSADEFDPNASLSDEEIQKLAEEQSCFRRLVKWICQLRTVTKNTCPIVNDLLERIGREDLVACHTEHNMKPSKTPKVIREVQLAEDSEDDEGAAAIAAPTNTSNATNTKSDSQNLNQTTSKISGN